One window of the Anaerolineales bacterium genome contains the following:
- a CDS encoding LacI family DNA-binding transcriptional regulator produces MARKATAADIARKAGVSIMTVSRVVNHKGDVSPATRRRVEQIITRLNYRPSGIARSLVTRQSGTIGLVIPDVSNPFFADVALGAEHVACAEGYNVYLCHTAEDPERELSVIASLEEKRVDGLVLFSRLEPKSLSAAVDHQTAVVLINRLAPRNTKKTSVGSVRLDDVLGGRLVTHHLLESGRRAIGFLSGPAASHSARNRVIGYREALASAGMPRDPAWEHPCPPTVDGGQAAARALLLAKPELTALFCFNDLVAVGALQACAELGRKVPRDLAVAGYDDIPLAALVTPPLTTCRTPRYELGAEAVRQLLGRIRGEKSAAPETILQPQLVVRASAP; encoded by the coding sequence ATGGCGCGCAAAGCCACCGCCGCCGACATCGCCCGCAAGGCGGGCGTCTCGATCATGACCGTCTCCCGGGTGGTCAACCACAAGGGCGACGTCAGCCCGGCCACGCGCCGGCGCGTCGAGCAGATCATCACCCGCCTGAACTACCGCCCGAGCGGGATCGCCCGCAGCCTGGTCACCCGCCAATCCGGAACCATCGGCCTGGTGATTCCCGACGTCTCCAACCCGTTTTTCGCCGACGTCGCCCTCGGCGCGGAGCACGTGGCCTGCGCCGAAGGCTACAACGTCTACCTGTGCCACACCGCGGAGGATCCCGAACGCGAGCTTTCGGTGATCGCCTCGCTTGAGGAAAAGCGGGTGGACGGTCTGGTGCTGTTCAGCCGCTTGGAACCCAAATCCTTGTCGGCCGCCGTGGACCACCAAACCGCGGTCGTGCTGATCAACCGCCTGGCGCCGCGCAACACGAAGAAAACCTCGGTCGGATCGGTCCGCCTCGACGACGTGCTGGGCGGCCGCCTGGTCACCCACCACCTGCTTGAAAGCGGTCGCCGGGCGATCGGATTTCTTTCCGGGCCCGCGGCTTCCCACAGCGCGCGCAACCGGGTTATCGGATACCGCGAGGCTTTGGCCTCCGCCGGAATGCCGCGGGATCCCGCCTGGGAGCATCCCTGCCCCCCGACGGTCGATGGCGGGCAGGCCGCCGCCCGCGCGCTGCTGCTCGCAAAGCCCGAATTGACCGCGCTGTTCTGCTTCAACGACCTGGTCGCGGTCGGCGCACTGCAAGCCTGCGCCGAGCTGGGGCGCAAGGTCCCCCGGGATTTGGCCGTCGCCGGGTACGACGACATCCCGCTGGCGGCGCTGGTCACCCCGCCGCTGACCACCTGCCGCACCCCCCGCTACGAGCTCGGGGCGGAAGCCGTGCGCCAACTGCTTGGAAGGATCCGCGGCGAAAAATCCGCCGCTCCGGAAACGATCCTTCAGCCGCAACTCGTCGTCCGCGCCAGCGCGCCCTGA
- a CDS encoding glycerophosphoryl diester phosphodiesterase membrane domain-containing protein, translated as MALHAGITALAVPRVPEAGRVLAISLFVLEVPVELMIIQYMLAGDSGISIAALFAKSNPFFLRAFAMSVFILIPATPFVFIMLLGNAARGIICLAVVAFVFLLWYLSLQLFIVFPALVDRNRNAWDTLRYSWKKTRGKVWEVFSIVFIANLVLILVEFPVMAFAGYLEVFHESNAAAQCAGRMLSDAVSLLVLPYSVFIAMVIYHYLSSPPKNTDSEEEIQLVE; from the coding sequence ATGGCGCTGCACGCGGGCATCACCGCATTGGCCGTGCCCCGGGTTCCCGAAGCCGGGAGGGTATTGGCGATCTCGTTGTTCGTCCTGGAAGTGCCGGTGGAATTGATGATCATCCAATATATGCTGGCGGGCGATTCCGGGATTTCCATCGCCGCCCTGTTTGCCAAAAGCAACCCCTTTTTTCTACGCGCCTTTGCGATGTCCGTCTTTATCCTGATCCCGGCGACTCCGTTTGTCTTTATCATGCTGCTGGGCAACGCCGCGAGGGGAATTATTTGCCTCGCCGTCGTCGCCTTCGTATTCTTGCTCTGGTATCTGAGCCTGCAGTTGTTCATCGTCTTTCCGGCGTTGGTGGACCGCAATCGGAACGCTTGGGATACCCTCCGGTATTCGTGGAAGAAAACAAGAGGAAAGGTTTGGGAAGTATTTTCGATCGTGTTCATCGCCAACCTGGTGCTTATCCTCGTGGAATTTCCCGTCATGGCTTTTGCCGGTTATCTCGAAGTGTTCCATGAAAGCAACGCCGCAGCGCAATGCGCCGGGCGCATGCTTTCCGATGCGGTTTCGTTGCTGGTTCTGCCCTACAGCGTCTTTATCGCGATGGTCATCTATCATTACTTGTCGTCGCCGCCGAAAAATACCGATTCCGAAGAAGAAATCCAGCTTGTAGAATAA
- a CDS encoding uroporphyrinogen decarboxylase family protein produces MSAPWDRFKTAARLETPDAVPVALIVDSPWLPGYAGIDTRDYFLFPEKWLEINLGLLKRFSDVAWIPGFWVEYGMAAEPSAFGTRLHFYADRPPAIEPLTDNLDFWSELRPADPQEDGLMPLVLRQYRAMDERLAAEGLGIRMVAARGPMTVASWLAGMVPLLTDVALAPEKVSILLKTVTTTIIRWLHAQLDSIRQPEGILLLDDVVGMVSKEHYEEIIHPHLRRIFDEFDGLIRIYHNDTSCLHLAESLAEANFDVFNFSHEVDAAEVKKKMGRRVALMGNVPPLDLGVRGTPEETARAARDCMDRAAPGGGFILSFGGGVSPQTRPENIDALVLAAKAWKAP; encoded by the coding sequence ATGAGCGCTCCGTGGGACCGGTTCAAAACCGCCGCCCGGCTGGAGACGCCGGATGCCGTTCCGGTCGCGCTGATCGTCGACAGCCCCTGGCTCCCGGGATACGCCGGGATCGACACCCGCGATTATTTCCTCTTTCCGGAGAAGTGGCTGGAGATCAATCTCGGACTGTTAAAACGGTTCTCCGACGTGGCCTGGATTCCCGGCTTTTGGGTGGAATACGGAATGGCCGCCGAACCCTCCGCCTTCGGCACGCGGCTGCACTTCTACGCGGACCGGCCGCCGGCGATCGAACCGCTGACCGACAATCTTGATTTCTGGTCGGAGCTGCGCCCGGCCGACCCGCAGGAAGACGGCCTGATGCCGCTTGTCCTGCGCCAATACCGGGCGATGGACGAACGCCTCGCCGCCGAGGGGCTGGGGATCCGGATGGTGGCGGCCCGCGGTCCGATGACGGTCGCCTCGTGGCTGGCGGGGATGGTGCCGCTCCTCACCGATGTCGCGCTCGCCCCCGAAAAAGTCTCGATCCTCCTCAAGACGGTGACCACCACCATCATCCGCTGGCTGCACGCCCAGTTGGATTCGATCCGGCAGCCGGAGGGGATCCTCCTGCTGGACGACGTGGTGGGGATGGTTTCGAAGGAGCACTATGAAGAGATCATCCATCCGCACCTGCGGCGGATCTTCGATGAATTCGACGGGCTGATCCGCATCTACCACAACGACACCTCTTGCCTGCACCTGGCGGAAAGCCTGGCCGAAGCCAATTTCGACGTGTTCAACTTCAGCCACGAGGTGGATGCGGCCGAGGTGAAAAAGAAAATGGGCCGCCGTGTGGCGCTGATGGGGAACGTTCCGCCGCTCGATTTGGGAGTCCGCGGCACGCCCGAGGAAACCGCCCGCGCGGCGCGCGATTGCATGGACCGGGCCGCTCCGGGCGGCGGATTCATCCTCTCCTTCGGCGGGGGTGTTTCGCCCCAGACCCGCCCGGAAAACATCGACGCGCTGGTCCTGGCCGCCAAGGCCTGGAAGGCGCCCTGA